One window of Desulfovibrio sp. genomic DNA carries:
- the tgt gene encoding tRNA guanosine(34) transglycosylase Tgt codes for MSDSIFTIEHRDGAARAGLLRTAHGVIPTPIFMPVGTVGSVKAIAPDDLAAIGAPVILGNTYHLYLRPGDELVARRGGLHEFASWPGAILTDSGGFQVFSLSSLRKIREEGVEFRSHLDGSRHLFTPEKVLQIQRNLNSDIMMVLDECVPYGADYDYTEKSLALTTRWAQRARAAYPAGTAHNLLFGITQGGFHKDLRKRSVEELCGIDFDGFAIGGLSVGEPKAQMYDLLYHTAPLLPEYKPRYLMGVGTPLDIANGINAGVDMFDCVLPTRNARNGTLYTSQGKINIRRKQFAEDDGPLDPNCSCYTCRTFSRAYLRHLYASQELLSFRLNSLHNLTYFLDLARNARQAIVEGRYTDFLAGIEALYPDEAARAAEGA; via the coding sequence ATGTCTGATTCCATCTTTACCATAGAACACCGGGACGGGGCCGCACGTGCAGGACTTTTGCGCACGGCTCACGGCGTCATCCCCACGCCCATCTTTATGCCCGTGGGCACAGTGGGCTCGGTCAAGGCCATTGCGCCCGACGATCTGGCGGCCATCGGCGCGCCTGTCATCCTGGGGAACACCTACCACCTGTACCTGCGGCCCGGCGATGAACTGGTGGCCCGACGTGGCGGCCTGCACGAATTCGCCTCCTGGCCCGGCGCCATTCTTACGGACAGCGGCGGCTTTCAGGTTTTCAGCCTCAGCTCCCTGCGCAAAATCCGCGAAGAAGGGGTGGAGTTTCGCTCCCACCTTGACGGATCACGCCACCTTTTCACGCCCGAAAAGGTGCTGCAAATCCAGCGCAATCTCAATTCGGACATCATGATGGTGCTGGACGAGTGCGTGCCCTACGGCGCTGACTACGACTATACCGAAAAATCCCTGGCCCTTACCACTCGCTGGGCCCAGCGCGCCAGAGCGGCCTACCCTGCGGGCACGGCGCACAATCTGCTGTTCGGCATTACCCAGGGCGGCTTTCACAAAGACCTGCGCAAACGCTCGGTTGAAGAACTCTGCGGCATCGATTTTGACGGCTTCGCCATCGGCGGCCTTTCCGTGGGCGAACCCAAGGCGCAGATGTACGACCTGCTCTACCACACAGCCCCCCTGCTGCCCGAATACAAGCCCCGCTACCTCATGGGCGTCGGCACCCCGCTGGACATAGCCAACGGCATCAACGCCGGGGTGGACATGTTCGACTGCGTGCTGCCCACCCGCAATGCCCGCAACGGCACGCTCTACACCTCCCAAGGCAAGATCAACATCAGGCGCAAGCAGTTTGCCGAAGACGACGGCCCCCTGGACCCCAACTGCAGCTGCTACACCTGCCGCACCTTTTCCCGCGCCTATCTGCGGCATTTGTACGCCAGCCAGGAGCTGCTGTCCTTCCGGCTCAACTCCCTGCACAACCTGACCTATTTTCTTGACCTTGCCCGTAACGCGCGGCAGGCCATTGTGGAAGGACGCTATACCGACTTTCTGGCGGGCATCGAGGCCCTGTACCCCGACGAGGCGGCCAGAGCCGCAGAGGGCGCGTAG
- the rpsF gene encoding 30S ribosomal protein S6, whose translation MRKFETLLLLSPELSAENREGIVNTLTAVIEREKGTMEEVDNWGMRDLAYPVRKLMRGYYVRLVYQSPATLVAELERNIRMTDGIFKFVTVKLADEVAGEVA comes from the coding sequence ATGCGGAAATTTGAAACCCTGCTGCTCCTTTCACCGGAGCTTTCCGCCGAAAACCGCGAGGGCATCGTAAACACCCTCACAGCGGTTATCGAGCGTGAAAAGGGCACCATGGAAGAAGTGGACAACTGGGGCATGCGCGATCTCGCCTACCCGGTGCGCAAGCTGATGCGCGGTTACTATGTGCGTCTCGTGTACCAGAGCCCGGCTACCCTGGTGGCCGAACTGGAACGCAACATTCGCATGACTGACGGCATCTTCAAGTTTGTGACCGTCAAGCTGGCCGATGAAGTGGCCGGGGAGGTTGCATAA
- the rpsR gene encoding 30S ribosomal protein S18 yields MAFKKKFAPRRKFCRFCADKDLPLNYKRADILRDFITERGKIIARRITGTCAHHQRLLTREIKRARQMALLIYTATHDSGVKKKSNI; encoded by the coding sequence ATGGCGTTCAAGAAAAAATTTGCCCCTCGTCGCAAGTTCTGCCGCTTCTGCGCAGACAAAGACCTGCCCCTGAACTACAAGCGTGCTGATATCCTGCGCGACTTCATCACCGAACGCGGCAAGATCATCGCCCGTCGCATCACTGGCACCTGCGCGCATCACCAGCGCCTGTTGACCCGTGAAATCAAGCGTGCCCGTCAGATGGCCCTGCTCATCTACACCGCTACGCACGATTCCGGCGTCAAGAAAAAGAGCAACATCTAG
- the rplI gene encoding 50S ribosomal protein L9, producing MKLILRADVENLGSLGDVVEVKPGYGRNFLLPQGLAMVASQANLKVFEQERNKLQARMDSLRGEAQEMQARLEALEVVITMHVGDNDKLYGSVTTTIIGDAIAALGVDVDRRRILMDAPIRTLGEHPVRIRLHPSVIAVVPVKVVSDHQSFEEPAPAAPAEEAEASE from the coding sequence ATGAAACTGATACTTCGCGCCGACGTAGAAAACCTCGGCAGTCTTGGTGATGTGGTTGAAGTCAAGCCCGGTTATGGCCGCAACTTTCTGTTGCCCCAGGGCCTGGCCATGGTGGCCTCTCAGGCCAATCTGAAAGTTTTTGAGCAGGAGCGCAACAAGCTCCAGGCCCGCATGGATTCCCTGCGTGGCGAAGCTCAGGAAATGCAGGCCCGTCTTGAAGCCCTTGAAGTGGTCATTACCATGCATGTGGGCGACAATGACAAGCTGTACGGTTCCGTTACCACCACCATCATCGGCGACGCCATCGCCGCCCTTGGTGTGGATGTTGACCGCCGTCGCATTCTTATGGACGCTCCTATCCGCACCCTGGGCGAACACCCGGTGCGCATCCGTCTGCATCCCAGCGTTATCGCAGTGGTGCCGGTGAAGGTAGTGTCCGACCACCAGTCCTTTGAAGAGCCCGCTCCTGCAGCTCCCGCTGAAGAAGCCGAGGCCTCCGAATAG
- the dnaB gene encoding replicative DNA helicase, whose protein sequence is MRRVPPHSVESEQAVLGGVLMRPQLMHSIVDQLAAEDFYLPAHVTIYNAFLELYRKSAPIDLLSTAEMLKSRSALEEAGGAVYLGDLAQAVVSGANAEYYATIVRDKALQRGLIEACSGIITNCYDASLEVGTLLDESEQAVFAISQRTSGRDFTPTRELLDKVFDNLSRLADAKDVITGVTTGYTRLDKLTAGLQASDLVIVAARPSMGKTAFAMCMALHAAVRQNVPVAVFSLEMSKEQLMQRMLAVWGKVDLSKLRRPSMLTDEDWQRLYTAADVVARAPIFIDDTPALTTLELRARARRLKADKGLGMVVVDYLQLMRTSRRTDSRELEISDISRSLKGLAKEMQVPVVALSQLNRKVEERSDKRPMLSDLRESGAIEQDADVIMFVYRDDVYKFVKPAERPPQGVAEIIIGKQRNGPVGVAELMYLSPYTSFEDMAPDWSPPPSEGG, encoded by the coding sequence CTGCGCCGTGTGCCGCCCCACAGTGTGGAATCGGAGCAGGCCGTTCTTGGCGGCGTGCTCATGCGCCCCCAGCTCATGCACTCCATTGTGGACCAGCTGGCGGCCGAAGATTTTTATCTGCCAGCCCACGTTACCATCTACAACGCCTTTCTTGAGCTTTACCGCAAATCCGCACCCATAGACCTGCTGTCCACTGCAGAAATGCTCAAGAGCCGCAGCGCGCTTGAAGAAGCGGGCGGGGCCGTCTATCTTGGTGATCTGGCCCAGGCCGTCGTGTCGGGAGCCAATGCCGAATACTACGCCACCATCGTGCGCGACAAAGCCTTGCAGCGCGGCCTCATTGAAGCCTGCTCGGGCATTATCACCAACTGCTACGACGCCTCCCTTGAAGTGGGAACCCTGCTCGACGAGTCGGAGCAGGCGGTTTTCGCCATTTCGCAGCGCACCTCCGGGCGCGACTTCACCCCCACGCGCGAGCTGCTGGACAAGGTTTTTGACAACCTTTCCCGCCTGGCCGATGCCAAGGACGTCATCACCGGCGTCACCACAGGCTACACCCGGCTGGACAAGCTCACCGCCGGGCTCCAGGCGTCGGATCTCGTCATCGTGGCTGCCCGCCCCAGTATGGGCAAGACGGCCTTTGCCATGTGCATGGCCCTGCACGCCGCCGTGCGCCAGAATGTGCCCGTGGCCGTGTTCTCGCTGGAAATGAGCAAGGAGCAGCTCATGCAGCGCATGCTGGCTGTGTGGGGCAAGGTGGATCTTTCCAAGCTGCGCCGCCCGTCCATGCTCACGGACGAAGACTGGCAGCGCCTGTACACCGCCGCGGACGTGGTGGCCCGCGCACCCATATTTATTGACGATACGCCCGCCCTGACCACGCTCGAACTGCGCGCCCGCGCCCGCCGCCTCAAGGCGGACAAGGGGCTGGGCATGGTGGTGGTGGACTATCTACAACTCATGCGCACCAGCCGCCGCACCGATTCGCGTGAACTGGAAATTTCGGACATCTCCCGCTCCCTCAAGGGGCTTGCCAAGGAAATGCAGGTGCCCGTGGTCGCTCTTTCGCAGCTGAACCGCAAGGTCGAAGAACGCAGCGACAAAAGGCCCATGCTTTCGGACTTGCGCGAATCCGGCGCTATCGAGCAGGACGCCGACGTAATCATGTTTGTCTACCGCGACGACGTGTACAAATTCGTCAAACCCGCCGAGCGCCCGCCACAGGGCGTGGCCGAAATCATCATTGGCAAGCAGCGTAACGGCCCTGTGGGCGTCGCTGAACTCATGTACCTGTCGCCATACACCTCCTTTGAGGATATGGCCCCCGACTGGTCGCCGCCTCCGTCTGAAGGCGGCTAG
- a CDS encoding RNA recognition motif domain-containing protein, translating to MSKSIYVGNLPWSATEEQVQDLFAEYGSVLSVKLVSDRDTGRARGFGFVEMEDGEADSAIEALDNFSFGGRTLRVNEAKPRAPRQPRY from the coding sequence ATGTCCAAGTCCATTTATGTCGGGAACCTTCCCTGGTCCGCTACTGAAGAACAGGTTCAGGATCTTTTTGCCGAATACGGCAGCGTTCTGTCCGTGAAACTCGTTAGCGACAGGGATACCGGCCGTGCCCGTGGCTTTGGCTTTGTGGAAATGGAAGACGGCGAAGCCGATTCCGCCATTGAAGCTCTTGACAACTTCAGCTTTGGTGGTCGCACGCTGCGCGTCAACGAAGCCAAACCCAGGGCTCCTCGCCAGCCCCGCTACTAG
- a CDS encoding siroheme decarboxylase subunit beta, with product MSHQFSPEEQAVLRIVQDNLPDSLTPYADLAEQAGMTEAQVLELLGRLKESGAIRRFGASIKHQKTGWTHNAMVAWKVKPEQVEACGRKVAEHTHISHAYYRPSAAADWPYELYTMIHGRSEAECLGVVEDVMKMTDLKEHAILRSLKELKKISMTYFA from the coding sequence ATGAGCCATCAATTCAGCCCAGAAGAACAGGCGGTCCTGCGTATTGTGCAGGATAATCTGCCCGACAGCCTCACCCCCTACGCCGATTTGGCGGAGCAGGCGGGAATGACCGAAGCCCAGGTGCTTGAGCTGCTTGGCCGTCTCAAGGAATCCGGGGCCATCCGCCGTTTTGGCGCGAGCATCAAGCACCAGAAGACCGGCTGGACGCACAACGCCATGGTCGCCTGGAAGGTTAAGCCCGAACAGGTTGAGGCCTGCGGCCGCAAAGTGGCCGAGCACACCCATATTTCGCACGCCTACTACCGCCCGAGCGCCGCCGCTGACTGGCCCTATGAACTGTATACGATGATTCACGGGCGCAGCGAGGCCGAGTGCCTGGGCGTGGTGGAAGACGTCATGAAGATGACTGATCTCAAGGAGCACGCCATCCTGCGCAGCCTCAAGGAACTGAAAAAAATTTCTATGACGTATTTCGCCTGA
- the hemL gene encoding glutamate-1-semialdehyde 2,1-aminomutase, whose translation MDTISRQLFEKAQVVIPGGVNSPVRACHNVDSHPLFIAEAHGCHLTDVDGRQYIDFVLSWGPMILGHDEPSVTRAVCDAAHRGTSYGAPCPDEVSLAEAVVAAMPGLEMVRMVNSGTEATMSALRLARAATKRDKVLKFVGCYHGHADPFLAAAGSGLATFSIPGTPGVPEAVVADTLLAPYNDLDAVKECFAQHGGSIAAIIVEPVAANMGLVLPKPGFLEGLRAICDQYQSLLIFDEVITGFRAAFGGAQARFKIDPDLTTFGKIIGGGLPVGAFGGKRRYMELVAPRGGVYQAGTLSGNPLAMAAGLATLAILQKSDYAALEERTRKFAFSLRDIIAAKGVPLQMPTLASMFCPYFSEHEVTDFASAQKCDQKLFTSFYKQMRAQGIYLAPSGYETGMVSFAHTDDDFNRTLDAARKVIF comes from the coding sequence ATGGATACGATTTCGCGCCAGCTTTTTGAAAAGGCCCAGGTGGTCATTCCCGGCGGCGTCAACAGCCCCGTGCGGGCCTGCCATAATGTGGACAGCCACCCGCTTTTTATCGCCGAAGCGCACGGTTGCCACCTGACCGACGTTGACGGCCGTCAGTACATCGATTTCGTGCTTTCCTGGGGCCCAATGATTCTTGGGCATGACGAACCCTCCGTCACGCGCGCCGTGTGCGACGCCGCCCATCGCGGCACCAGCTATGGCGCTCCCTGCCCCGACGAGGTGTCCCTGGCCGAAGCCGTGGTGGCCGCCATGCCCGGCCTTGAAATGGTGCGCATGGTCAATTCCGGCACAGAGGCCACCATGAGTGCCCTGCGTCTGGCCCGCGCCGCCACCAAACGCGACAAGGTGCTCAAATTTGTGGGCTGCTACCACGGGCATGCCGACCCCTTCCTGGCGGCCGCAGGTTCCGGGCTGGCCACTTTCTCCATACCCGGCACGCCGGGCGTGCCCGAAGCTGTGGTGGCCGACACCCTCCTTGCGCCGTACAATGATCTGGATGCGGTCAAGGAATGCTTTGCCCAGCACGGCGGCAGCATCGCCGCCATCATTGTGGAGCCAGTGGCCGCCAATATGGGCCTTGTGCTGCCCAAACCCGGCTTTCTCGAAGGGCTGCGCGCCATATGCGACCAGTACCAGAGCCTGCTCATTTTTGACGAGGTCATCACGGGATTTCGCGCGGCCTTTGGCGGGGCGCAGGCGCGCTTCAAGATAGATCCCGACCTCACCACCTTTGGCAAGATTATCGGCGGCGGCCTGCCTGTTGGGGCTTTTGGCGGCAAGCGCCGTTATATGGAGCTTGTGGCTCCGCGCGGCGGCGTGTATCAGGCGGGCACCCTTTCGGGCAATCCCCTGGCCATGGCCGCTGGCCTGGCCACGCTCGCCATCCTCCAGAAGTCGGATTACGCCGCCCTTGAAGAGCGCACCCGCAAGTTCGCTTTCAGCCTGCGCGACATCATTGCCGCCAAGGGCGTTCCCTTGCAGATGCCGACCCTGGCCTCCATGTTCTGCCCCTATTTCAGCGAACATGAGGTGACGGATTTCGCCAGCGCGCAAAAGTGCGACCAAAAGCTCTTCACGTCGTTTTACAAGCAGATGCGGGCACAGGGCATTTACCTTGCGCCTTCGGGCTATGAAACCGGCATGGTGTCCTTTGCCCATACGGACGATGACTTCAACAGAACTCTGGACGCGGCCCGCAAGGTCATTTTTTAG
- a CDS encoding cobalt-precorrin 5A hydrolase, with product MHPALEKNSLACYALSASALPLARRLKSLLAGKPWTVPKGGRLAECQIFAPERFCPTDAQAFARLGELLATTYRQHAAHVFIGATGIAVRALAPLLVHKSEDPPVLVLDGAGAFVISLLSGHWGGGNELARHVAKLLRAIPVITTASDVAAEEDAAPTPAENVKPAAPSDGQPHADGDHPLALDLLLRDTGLRIVDWQRLPRAQAALLEGDSLDVWDPCHAVPAHPALRPVACEAEAIAPPPSFLSAKREAHAPPRLAAHWRRLPLSEGLLRVAVPRLYVGLGCRKDLPSGMALAALREFFEVHGLETQAIAALGTVTEKLKEPALRELAFRLNVPLLGFDSARLAQCPVPNPSEAAGRRFGQPPFSVCEAAALLAASKESGAGEARLLVCKAIYQSQLTIAVALSPEAKDTAADPEKDTEKE from the coding sequence GTGCACCCCGCTTTAGAAAAAAATTCTCTTGCCTGCTATGCCCTGAGCGCTTCTGCCTTGCCCTTGGCACGGCGGCTCAAGTCTCTGCTGGCCGGAAAGCCCTGGACTGTGCCCAAGGGGGGCCGTCTGGCGGAATGCCAGATATTCGCGCCAGAGCGCTTTTGCCCCACGGACGCGCAGGCTTTTGCCAGGCTGGGCGAACTGCTCGCGACAACCTACAGGCAGCATGCCGCGCACGTTTTTATTGGAGCCACGGGCATTGCCGTTCGCGCCCTGGCACCCCTGCTTGTGCATAAAAGCGAAGACCCGCCGGTTCTGGTGCTTGATGGGGCGGGCGCCTTTGTCATCAGCCTTCTTTCCGGCCACTGGGGCGGCGGCAACGAACTGGCCCGCCATGTGGCCAAGCTGCTCCGGGCGATTCCGGTCATTACTACGGCCTCCGACGTCGCGGCGGAAGAGGATGCGGCTCCGACTCCGGCTGAAAACGTAAAGCCCGCCGCGCCTTCCGACGGCCAGCCCCATGCGGACGGCGATCACCCCCTGGCCCTCGATCTTTTGTTGCGCGATACAGGGCTGCGCATTGTGGACTGGCAGCGCTTGCCGCGCGCGCAGGCCGCGCTGCTGGAGGGGGACAGTCTGGACGTGTGGGATCCCTGCCACGCGGTGCCCGCACATCCCGCGCTCAGGCCCGTTGCCTGCGAGGCCGAAGCCATCGCGCCGCCGCCGTCCTTTCTGTCAGCCAAGCGTGAAGCGCATGCACCGCCCCGTCTGGCTGCGCACTGGCGTCGTTTGCCGCTCTCGGAAGGGCTGCTGCGTGTGGCAGTGCCGCGCCTGTATGTGGGCCTGGGCTGCCGCAAGGATTTGCCATCGGGAATGGCTCTGGCGGCTTTGCGTGAATTTTTTGAAGTCCACGGGCTGGAAACGCAGGCCATAGCCGCCCTGGGCACGGTGACAGAAAAATTGAAGGAGCCAGCCCTGCGCGAGCTGGCCTTTCGGCTCAATGTGCCCCTTCTGGGTTTTGATTCCGCGCGCCTGGCCCAGTGCCCGGTGCCCAACCCTTCCGAAGCGGCGGGGCGGCGCTTTGGGCAGCCGCCCTTCAGCGTGTGCGAGGCTGCGGCCCTGCTGGCTGCCAGCAAGGAAAGCGGCGCAGGCGAAGCGCGGCTTCTGGTGTGCAAGGCTATTTATCAGTCACAGCTGACCATTGCCGTGGCCCTGTCCCCGGAAGCAAAAGACACCGCTGCCGACCCTGAAAAAGATACTGAAAAAGAGTAG
- the cobJ gene encoding precorrin-3B C(17)-methyltransferase produces the protein MTQAASLHVVGLGPGHADCLTPQARAVLEQAQCIAGYHLYMDLVPPELLEGKQRISTGMRHETERCEAAVDAALAGQATALVCSGDPGIYALAGLALEVLESRNLVGVVPFGVVPGVPAVCAAAALLGAPLTHDFACISLSDLLTPWETIVKRLTAALEADFVCVIYNPRSKGRPGHLDAALALARRFREPQCPVGLVRQAYRPEQSVSVHRLDAFDATQVDMLSLLIIGNSESRSIESYMLTPRGYARKRQPKTDK, from the coding sequence ATGACTCAAGCTGCCAGCCTTCACGTGGTGGGCCTTGGCCCCGGCCATGCCGACTGCCTTACGCCCCAGGCCCGCGCCGTTCTGGAGCAGGCCCAATGCATTGCGGGCTATCATCTGTATATGGATCTGGTTCCGCCGGAGCTGCTTGAAGGCAAACAGCGCATCAGTACGGGCATGCGGCATGAAACTGAACGCTGCGAAGCAGCGGTGGACGCCGCTCTTGCCGGGCAGGCCACGGCTCTCGTCTGTTCGGGCGACCCCGGCATTTATGCCCTTGCCGGACTTGCCCTTGAAGTGCTGGAATCCCGAAATCTTGTGGGGGTTGTTCCCTTTGGCGTCGTGCCGGGGGTGCCTGCCGTATGCGCTGCAGCGGCCCTGCTGGGTGCTCCCCTGACCCACGACTTCGCCTGCATCAGCCTGAGCGATCTGCTCACGCCGTGGGAAACCATTGTCAAAAGACTTACCGCTGCGCTTGAGGCTGATTTTGTCTGTGTCATCTACAATCCCCGGTCCAAGGGCCGCCCCGGCCATCTGGACGCCGCCCTGGCCCTGGCCCGCCGTTTTCGCGAGCCACAGTGCCCGGTGGGCCTGGTGCGCCAGGCGTACCGTCCTGAACAGAGCGTAAGCGTACACAGGCTGGACGCCTTTGATGCAACACAGGTGGACATGCTTTCACTGCTGATTATCGGCAACAGTGAAAGCAGATCGATTGAGTCATATATGCTCACACCAAGAGGATATGCACGCAAAAGGCAGCCAAAAACTGACAAATAA
- a CDS encoding cytochrome c3 family protein: MKKSLALTCMLALLFAVSAWAAPAVPDKPLEIKGSQKTVMFPHAPHAKVECVTCHHPVDGKESFAKCSNSGCHDDLTGKKGEKSLYYVIHTKTGLKHTNCMECHTKTVAEKPDLKKDLTACAKSKCHP; the protein is encoded by the coding sequence GTGAAAAAATCCCTTGCTCTTACCTGTATGTTGGCCCTGCTCTTTGCTGTAAGCGCTTGGGCCGCCCCCGCCGTGCCCGACAAACCGCTGGAGATCAAAGGCTCTCAAAAAACTGTCATGTTTCCCCACGCTCCTCATGCCAAGGTGGAATGCGTGACCTGTCACCACCCTGTTGACGGCAAGGAAAGCTTCGCCAAGTGCAGCAACTCCGGCTGTCACGATGACCTGACCGGCAAAAAGGGTGAAAAGAGCCTGTACTACGTGATCCATACCAAGACCGGGCTCAAGCACACCAACTGCATGGAATGTCACACCAAGACCGTGGCCGAAAAGCCCGATCTCAAGAAAGACCTGACCGCTTGCGCCAAGTCCAAGTGCCATCCGTAA
- a CDS encoding FprA family A-type flavoprotein, protein MQPVEIKKDIFWIGYVDYDHRDFHGYSRSPDGSTYNAYLIKDEKNVLMDTVASGCEGTLLCRMAKVLDPEKIDYVVCNHLELDHSGSLETIMERCKPEKLFVSQAGLKSLAGYFASKDWPVQAVKSGDTISLGKRTIVFQETRMLHWPDSMVSYIPEEKLLVSNDIFGQNIASSARFVDDFGDDGEYLRRVKEYYYNIVLPYSPMVLKALPIVEQLDIDMIAPDHGLIHRGEKAVRSIIDMYRAMAEQKPQQRALIFYDTMWQSTETMAYAICSGLEENGVPTRIMSVKSNHHSTVMTELADCGAVLAGSPTHNNTILPLVAAQLTYMKGLRPLNRIGGAFGSFGWSGEAPKQLQEHLADMHMDMPVEPVKCSWRPDRDVLKACYDMGQTIAEALKKKCQEG, encoded by the coding sequence ATGCAACCTGTTGAAATTAAAAAAGACATATTCTGGATAGGCTACGTGGACTACGACCACCGGGACTTCCACGGGTATTCCCGATCCCCGGACGGCTCCACGTACAACGCCTATCTAATCAAAGACGAAAAAAATGTCCTGATGGACACGGTGGCCTCCGGCTGCGAAGGCACCCTGCTGTGCCGCATGGCCAAGGTGCTGGATCCTGAAAAAATCGACTACGTCGTTTGCAACCACCTTGAACTTGACCACTCCGGGTCTCTTGAGACCATCATGGAGCGGTGCAAGCCCGAAAAGCTTTTTGTTTCCCAGGCCGGGCTCAAGTCCCTGGCGGGATATTTCGCCAGCAAGGATTGGCCCGTGCAGGCCGTCAAAAGCGGCGACACCATCAGTCTGGGCAAGCGTACCATCGTTTTTCAGGAAACGCGCATGCTGCACTGGCCCGACAGCATGGTCTCGTACATTCCTGAAGAAAAGCTGCTCGTCAGCAATGACATTTTCGGCCAGAACATAGCGAGCTCCGCACGCTTTGTGGACGACTTCGGCGACGATGGCGAATACCTGCGCCGCGTGAAAGAGTACTACTACAATATCGTGCTGCCCTACTCACCCATGGTGCTCAAGGCGCTGCCCATTGTGGAGCAGCTTGACATCGACATGATCGCGCCCGACCACGGCCTCATCCATCGTGGTGAAAAGGCCGTGCGCAGCATCATCGACATGTACCGCGCCATGGCCGAACAAAAGCCGCAGCAGCGCGCGCTCATCTTTTACGACACCATGTGGCAATCCACGGAAACCATGGCCTATGCCATTTGCAGCGGCCTGGAAGAAAATGGCGTGCCCACGCGCATCATGTCTGTCAAAAGCAACCACCACAGCACCGTCATGACGGAACTGGCGGACTGCGGCGCGGTGCTGGCGGGTTCCCCCACGCACAACAACACCATTCTGCCCCTGGTGGCCGCCCAACTGACCTACATGAAGGGGCTGCGCCCCCTGAACCGCATAGGCGGCGCGTTCGGCTCCTTCGGCTGGTCGGGTGAAGCGCCCAAGCAGTTGCAGGAACATTTGGCCGACATGCACATGGATATGCCCGTGGAGCCTGTGAAGTGCAGCTGGCGGCCCGACCGCGATGTTCTCAAGGCCTGCTATGACATGGGCCAGACCATTGCCGAGGCCCTCAAAAAGAAGTGCCAGGAAGGCTAA
- a CDS encoding rubredoxin has translation MQKYVCTVCGYEYDPAEHDNVPFDQLPDDWCCPVCGVSKDQFSPA, from the coding sequence ATGCAGAAGTATGTTTGCACCGTCTGTGGCTATGAATATGATCCCGCCGAACATGACAATGTTCCCTTCGACCAGCTGCCCGATGATTGGTGCTGCCCGGTTTGCGGAGTGAGCAAGGATCAGTTCAGCCCAGCCTAA
- a CDS encoding desulfoferrodoxin translates to MPKHLEVYKCTHCGNIVEVLHGGGADIVCCGEPMKLMVEGATDGAMEKHVPVIEKVDGGYLVKVGSVPHPMEEKHWIEWIELLADGRSYTKFLKPGDAPEAFFAIDAAKVTAREFCNLHGHWKAQN, encoded by the coding sequence ATGCCCAAGCATCTGGAAGTTTATAAGTGCACCCACTGTGGTAATATTGTTGAAGTTCTGCATGGCGGCGGCGCCGACATCGTCTGCTGTGGCGAGCCCATGAAGCTGATGGTAGAGGGCGCCACTGACGGCGCCATGGAAAAGCACGTTCCCGTCATTGAAAAGGTTGACGGCGGCTATCTGGTGAAAGTGGGCAGCGTGCCTCACCCCATGGAAGAAAAGCACTGGATTGAATGGATTGAACTGCTGGCCGACGGCAGAAGCTATACAAAGTTCCTCAAGCCCGGCGACGCGCCCGAGGCTTTCTTTGCCATTGACGCAGCCAAGGTAACCGCCCGCGAATTCTGCAATTTGCACGGTCACTGGAAGGCTCAGAACTAA